From the Euphorbia lathyris chromosome 6, ddEupLath1.1, whole genome shotgun sequence genome, one window contains:
- the LOC136234270 gene encoding alkylated DNA repair protein ALKBH8 homolog isoform X2: MGMPRFTRPKTIDGELSPNLYVANCGPAVGISYDMIKSVFSSFGQVKGVYAADESGVRVIVSYSEVDSAQAALTALNGHPCPDLGGRSLHIRFSVLQPPDEVKDSIPVSLVASEVNIPGLYLLHDFVSAKEEQELLAAVDERPWKNLSKRRVQHYGYEFRYETRNVDTEQKLGQLPSFVSSVVERISTFPGLEASASVVLDQLTVNEYPRGVGLSPHIDTHSAFEGLIFSLSLAGPCIMEFRRYSDGSWDQKSASNSDIKVEILDNGTHLARRAIYLPPRSMLLLSGEARYAWQHYIPHHKIDMVNDNVVRRGSRRVSFTLRKVREGPCQCEYPEYCDSQS, translated from the exons ATGGGCATGCCAAGATTTACTCGCCCTAAGACAATTGATGGCGAATTGAGCCCTAACCTTTATGTAGCCAATTGTGGACCTGCTGTCGGAATTTCTTATGACATGATTAAATCGGTGTTTAGTAGCTTTGGCCAAGTGAAAGGTGTTTATGCTGCTGATGAGAGTGGTGTTCGTGTTATTGTTTCTTATTCTGAAGTGGATTCTGCTCAAGCTGCTCTCACAGCTCTTAATGGACATCCTTGCCCTGATCTTGGAGGACGCTCTTTGCACATCCGTTTTTCAGTTCTTCAACCACCTGACGAG GTGAAAGATTCCATCCCAGTGTCACTGGTAGCTTCAGAAGTAAACATTCCAGGCCTATACTTGTTGCATGACTTTGTTAGTGCTAAAGAGGAGCAG GAACTGCTTGCTGCTGTTGATGAGCGGCCATGGAAGAACCTCTCTAAAAGAAGGGTTCAACATTATGGATATGAATTTCGTTATGAG ACGAGAAATGTTGATACGGAGCAAAAGTTGGGGCAACTTCCATCATTTGTTTCTTCAGTGGTTGAAAGGATCTCTACATTTCCGGGTCTTGAGGCTTCTGCAAGTGTAGTTCTGGACCAACTTACT GTTAATGAGTACCCACGTGGGGTTGGTTTGTCCCCTCACATTGACACCCATTCGGCTTTTGAGGGATTAATTTTTAGCCTTTCATTAGCAGGGCCTTGCATAATGGAGTTCAGGAGATATTCAGATGGGTCATGGGATCAGAAATCTGCATCCAATAGTGATATCAAAGTTGAAATTCTTGACAATGGCACACATCTAGCAAGGAGAGCTATCTATCTTCCTCCACGGTCTATGCTTTTATTATCTGGGGAAGCTCGTTATGCGTGGCAACATTACATTCCACACCATAAG ATTGACATGGTAAATGACAATGTTGTGAGAAGAGGTTCGAGAAGGGTATCATTTACACTTCGTAAG GTAAGGGAAGGACCTTGCCAATGTGAATATCCTGAATACTGCGATTCTCAAAGTTAA
- the LOC136234270 gene encoding alkylated DNA repair protein ALKBH8 homolog isoform X1: MGMPRFTRPKTIDGELSPNLYVANCGPAVGISYDMIKSVFSSFGQVKGVYAADESGVRVIVSYSEVDSAQAALTALNGHPCPDLGGRSLHIRFSVLQPPDENQVKDSIPVSLVASEVNIPGLYLLHDFVSAKEEQELLAAVDERPWKNLSKRRVQHYGYEFRYETRNVDTEQKLGQLPSFVSSVVERISTFPGLEASASVVLDQLTVNEYPRGVGLSPHIDTHSAFEGLIFSLSLAGPCIMEFRRYSDGSWDQKSASNSDIKVEILDNGTHLARRAIYLPPRSMLLLSGEARYAWQHYIPHHKIDMVNDNVVRRGSRRVSFTLRKVREGPCQCEYPEYCDSQS, translated from the exons ATGGGCATGCCAAGATTTACTCGCCCTAAGACAATTGATGGCGAATTGAGCCCTAACCTTTATGTAGCCAATTGTGGACCTGCTGTCGGAATTTCTTATGACATGATTAAATCGGTGTTTAGTAGCTTTGGCCAAGTGAAAGGTGTTTATGCTGCTGATGAGAGTGGTGTTCGTGTTATTGTTTCTTATTCTGAAGTGGATTCTGCTCAAGCTGCTCTCACAGCTCTTAATGGACATCCTTGCCCTGATCTTGGAGGACGCTCTTTGCACATCCGTTTTTCAGTTCTTCAACCACCTGACGAG AATCAGGTGAAAGATTCCATCCCAGTGTCACTGGTAGCTTCAGAAGTAAACATTCCAGGCCTATACTTGTTGCATGACTTTGTTAGTGCTAAAGAGGAGCAG GAACTGCTTGCTGCTGTTGATGAGCGGCCATGGAAGAACCTCTCTAAAAGAAGGGTTCAACATTATGGATATGAATTTCGTTATGAG ACGAGAAATGTTGATACGGAGCAAAAGTTGGGGCAACTTCCATCATTTGTTTCTTCAGTGGTTGAAAGGATCTCTACATTTCCGGGTCTTGAGGCTTCTGCAAGTGTAGTTCTGGACCAACTTACT GTTAATGAGTACCCACGTGGGGTTGGTTTGTCCCCTCACATTGACACCCATTCGGCTTTTGAGGGATTAATTTTTAGCCTTTCATTAGCAGGGCCTTGCATAATGGAGTTCAGGAGATATTCAGATGGGTCATGGGATCAGAAATCTGCATCCAATAGTGATATCAAAGTTGAAATTCTTGACAATGGCACACATCTAGCAAGGAGAGCTATCTATCTTCCTCCACGGTCTATGCTTTTATTATCTGGGGAAGCTCGTTATGCGTGGCAACATTACATTCCACACCATAAG ATTGACATGGTAAATGACAATGTTGTGAGAAGAGGTTCGAGAAGGGTATCATTTACACTTCGTAAG GTAAGGGAAGGACCTTGCCAATGTGAATATCCTGAATACTGCGATTCTCAAAGTTAA